The genomic stretch GACGTTGAGGTCGGCGACGACGCGATAGTCTGACACCTGAAAAATGGGGGCGTCTTCGTCGCGGTTCACGCTGACCACCACTCCGGCCTCGTTCATGCCGCAGATGTGGTGCGTCGCTCCCGATATGCCGAACCCCAGGTAGACTTTGGGACGGATGCTCTGCCCGCTGGTTCCCACCATGCAATACTCTCCCGTCCATCCCTCGTCCACCGGAGGCCGGGTGCAGGCCGTTGCGCCGCCCAGGGACTCCGCCAGTTCCTCCAGCAGCTTCCAGTTTTTGTCCGTGCCGACCCCAAAACCTCCGCACACCACGACTTCCGCTTCATTGAGGGGCAGGCCCTTCGGCGGCCGGCGCTCGATCCTTACGGGTTCCAGTCCGCTCTGGTCGAGTTTCTGCCTCCATTGAGTCAGGTCCTCTTTCTCGATTTTGCCGTCCGTGTGTTTTTTCAGAGGCGCCTTTTTTACGAAAATCCCCGGTTTTACGCTGGCCATCTGAGGAAGGTGGCCGGGGCAGAGAATCTCCCCGATCACCTTGCCGCCGAAAGAGGGGACCAGGGCCTTCAGTTTTTTCCGGTCGTCCAGCAGAAGGTCCACGCAGTGGGCGGCCATGCCCGTTT from Synergistaceae bacterium encodes the following:
- a CDS encoding electron transfer flavoprotein subunit alpha/FixB family protein → MSEKIWVNAEVSDGKIAEVTFELLSKANELAEALGDGTEVEVTLLGDGLESEAGRLLEWGAKTVLLADDPALKMYSPLTYAPLLTSWATARKPVIWLFAATAVGATLGPAVAGRLKTGMAAHCVDLLLDDRKKLKALVPSFGGKVIGEILCPGHLPQMASVKPGIFVKKAPLKKHTDGKIEKEDLTQWRQKLDQSGLEPVRIERRPPKGLPLNEAEVVVCGGFGVGTDKNWKLLEELAESLGGATACTRPPVDEGWTGEYCMVGTSGQSIRPKVYLGFGISGATHHICGMNEAGVVVSVNRDEDAPIFQVSDYRVVADLNVILPLLVEAIKTKSS